The DNA region GCATGCTTTTGCATGGCCATTGCACGCTTTATAAACTAATAATAAGCCATCTTCAAACGACAAGGTTTTATTTGCAACTAATGCAGAAAATTCACCAAGTGAATGCCCGGCAAACCATATCAGGCTGGTAATTTTCGAGTGTTGCCGCTCAGTACAGAATG from Bacteroidota bacterium includes:
- a CDS encoding [acyl-carrier-protein] S-malonyltransferase: FCTERQHSKITSLIWFAGHSLGEFSALVANKTLSFEDGLLLVYKACNGHAKACNYNRLQWPPCFSLADDIVERICNETEGVVVCSQL